One Dysidea avara chromosome 7, odDysAvar1.4, whole genome shotgun sequence genomic region harbors:
- the LOC136260820 gene encoding uncharacterized protein produces the protein MASVSLSRQCGRKRLRFESEWKRKKIKLSKDSGKTYQTYCGALQPLKTIRDLTCRCQYQCGRKLDEEERQRLFTEFYKLGAHDEQNKYLFGLLSKEEVKRHTRNESATTRRTNTIVYHVGLKDGTRVRVCKKSFCDLFAIGKRRVENLTEKVLSGVLIAGDQRGRHLNRPHAIQEERKAKVREHINSIPRRESHYSFTRNKGKEFLPAELSISRMYDMYLDKYEPQAKDSESKPHVKEWLYRKIFNEEFNLGFGFPRSDTCEICDQLHMAA, from the exons ATGGCGTCCGTAAGTTTGTCTAGACAGTGCGGAAGGAAACGTTTGCGCTTCGAATCCGAGTGGAAAAGGAAGAAAATAAAGTTATCGAAAGATAGTGGAAAGACCTACCAAACGTATTGTGGTGCGCTTCAGCCTTTGAAAACTATAAGGGATTTAACGTGCAGGTGCCAGTATCAATGCGGTCGGAAGTTGGATGAAGAAGAGCGACAAAGATTGTTTACTGAGTTTTACAAGCTGGGCGCTCATGATGAACAAAATAAGTACCTGTTCGGTTTACTTAGCAAGGAGGAAGTAAAGAGGCACACGCGAAATGAAAGCGCGACAACACGCCGGACAAATACTATTGTTTATCATGTTGGATTGAAGGATGGTACTCGTGTACGAGTGTGCAAGAAATCATTTTGTGACCTCTTTGCTATTGGAAAACGTCGAGTAGAAAATCTTACGGAGAAAGTCTTAAGTGGAGTTTTAATAGCTGGAGATCAACGAGGGAGGCATTTAAATCGTCCTCATGCAATTCAGGAAGAACGGAAGGCCAAAGTGCGTGAGCACATCAATTCCATTCCACGAAGAGAGAGTCATTATTCATTCACAAGAAACAAAGGAAAGGAATTCCTCCCAGCAGAGCTTAGTATTTCTCGCATGTATGATATGTATCTGGACAAATATGAACCACAAGCTAAAGATTCTGAATCAAAGCCACAT GTTAAAGAGTGGCTTTATCGAAAAATCTTTAATGAAGAGTTTAATCTGGGATTTGGATTCCCACGCTCTGACACTTGTGAAATCTGTGATCAGCTACATATGGCAGCCTGA